One window from the genome of Streptomyces sp. NBC_00287 encodes:
- a CDS encoding GNAT family N-acetyltransferase produces MPEPLRTPRLDLLPLRVEHAEEMAAVLADPALHTFIGGSPLAPEDLPARYERLVAGSPDPEVSWCNWVLRLRAEGCLVGTVQATVTAQAAEIAWVVGTPWQGRGLASEAARTLVDGLAGRTVVAHIHPDHTASAAVARAAGLAPTDEWQDGEVRWRSSR; encoded by the coding sequence ATGCCCGAGCCACTGCGCACCCCACGTCTGGACCTGCTGCCGCTGCGCGTCGAGCACGCCGAGGAGATGGCCGCCGTACTGGCGGACCCGGCGCTGCACACCTTCATCGGCGGCTCCCCTCTGGCCCCCGAAGATCTGCCCGCCCGCTACGAGCGGCTCGTCGCCGGATCCCCGGATCCGGAGGTCTCCTGGTGCAACTGGGTGCTGCGACTGCGGGCCGAAGGGTGTCTGGTGGGGACGGTCCAGGCGACTGTCACCGCGCAGGCCGCGGAGATCGCCTGGGTCGTCGGCACACCCTGGCAGGGGCGGGGGCTGGCCTCGGAGGCTGCACGCACGCTCGTCGACGGGCTCGCCGGGCGTACCGTCGTCGCCCATATCCACCCCGACCACACGGCCTCCGCGGCGGTCGCACGGGCCGCCGGTCTCGCGCCGACCGACGAGTGGCAGGACGGCGAGGTCCGCTGGCGGAGCTCCCGCTGA
- a CDS encoding LacI family DNA-binding transcriptional regulator, whose protein sequence is MASHGARGRSGGRPTLEEVAARAGVGRGTVSRVINGSPRVSDATRAAVEAAVAELGYVPNTAARALAANRTDAIALVVPEPETRFFAEPYFSDMLKGVGAELGDSEMQLLLIFAGSDRERRRLAQYLAAHRVDGVLLVSVHADDPLPDLLAQLEIPAVISGPRSAAETLTSVDSDNYGGARQAVEHLISRGRHRIAHITGRLDVYGAQRRVDGYRDALRDAGQAVDEQLIEPGDFTEEGGRRAMAALLSRRPGLDAVFAGSDVMAAGARQVLREEGRRIPDDVALVGYDDSAIARHMDPPLTSVRQPIEEMGRRMIDLLLEEIADRRPAVSRGLERRQVVLATELEERASS, encoded by the coding sequence ATGGCAAGCCACGGAGCGCGGGGGCGGAGTGGTGGGCGTCCTACCCTCGAAGAGGTCGCCGCGCGTGCCGGTGTCGGTCGCGGCACGGTTTCCCGGGTGATCAATGGGTCGCCGCGAGTCAGTGATGCCACCCGTGCCGCTGTGGAGGCCGCGGTCGCCGAGCTCGGTTATGTCCCGAACACGGCCGCCCGTGCCCTTGCCGCCAACCGCACCGACGCCATCGCCCTCGTCGTCCCCGAGCCGGAGACCCGGTTCTTCGCGGAGCCGTACTTCTCGGACATGCTCAAGGGTGTCGGCGCCGAACTGGGCGACAGCGAGATGCAGTTGCTGCTGATCTTCGCGGGCAGCGACCGTGAGCGGCGCCGGCTCGCCCAGTACCTCGCGGCGCACCGGGTCGACGGTGTCCTGCTGGTCTCGGTGCACGCCGACGACCCGCTGCCGGACCTGCTCGCCCAGCTGGAGATACCGGCCGTGATCAGCGGCCCGCGCTCCGCCGCCGAGACCCTCACTTCGGTCGACTCCGACAACTACGGCGGCGCCCGCCAGGCCGTGGAGCACCTGATCTCCCGTGGCCGCCACCGGATAGCCCACATCACCGGCCGCCTCGACGTCTACGGCGCCCAGCGCCGCGTCGACGGCTACCGCGACGCCCTGCGGGACGCCGGCCAGGCGGTCGACGAGCAGCTGATCGAGCCCGGCGACTTCACCGAGGAGGGCGGCCGGCGCGCGATGGCCGCGCTGCTGTCCCGGCGCCCCGGTCTGGACGCGGTCTTCGCGGGCTCGGACGTGATGGCGGCGGGCGCCCGGCAGGTACTGCGGGAGGAGGGCCGCCGTATCCCCGACGACGTGGCCCTGGTCGGCTACGACGACTCGGCCATCGCCCGCCACATGGACCCACCCCTGACCAGCGTGCGCCAGCCGATCGAGGAAATGGGCCGCAGAATGATCGACCTCCTCCTGGAGGAAATCGCGGACCGCCGCCCGGCGGTGTCCCGCGGCCTCGAACGCCGGCAGGTGGTACTGGCTACGGAGCTGGAGGAGCGGGCGTCGTCGTAG
- a CDS encoding ABC transporter substrate-binding protein: MRARTRIRRKAVVLAAVASLGAGLLAGCADDGDDNGEGSSSSGGGGGKTKITLGLFGTAGFEESGLYKEYEKLHPDIDIQQTVVERNENYYPALLNHLTTNSGLQDIQMVEVGNIAEIVQTQSDKLLDLSKYGKEGDYLDWKWQQATTEGGQTIGVGTDVGPMAICYRTDLFKAAGLPTDREEVGKLWAGSWEKFVDVGNQYQGKAPKGTTFLDSPGGLLQAILSSEEDRFYDSSGEVIYKTNPAVKDAFDLTAQAAEDGLIGNQTQFQPAWDTTIANSKFAAMSCPPWMLGYIKGKSKPEAAGKWDIAQAPKSGNWGGSFLTVPKSGKNTEEAAKLAAWLTAPEQQAKLFGVQGSFPSTPAAYESSEVTSAKNDMTGDAPIGTIFAEAAENIPVQTIGPKDQIIQQGLTDNGVVLVTQGKSAKEAWDNAVKTIDNALDQ; encoded by the coding sequence ATGCGAGCACGTACCCGAATCCGCCGTAAGGCGGTTGTCCTCGCGGCGGTGGCGTCGCTGGGCGCCGGGCTGCTGGCCGGCTGTGCCGACGACGGCGACGACAACGGCGAGGGCAGCTCGTCGTCGGGCGGCGGTGGCGGCAAGACCAAGATCACCCTTGGCCTGTTCGGCACCGCCGGTTTCGAGGAGTCCGGTCTGTACAAGGAGTACGAGAAGCTCCACCCGGACATCGACATCCAGCAGACCGTCGTAGAGCGCAACGAGAACTACTACCCGGCACTGCTCAACCACCTCACCACCAACAGCGGCCTCCAGGACATCCAGATGGTCGAGGTCGGCAATATCGCCGAGATCGTCCAGACGCAGTCGGACAAGCTGCTCGATCTGTCGAAGTACGGCAAGGAGGGCGACTACCTGGACTGGAAGTGGCAGCAGGCCACCACGGAGGGCGGCCAGACGATCGGTGTCGGCACCGACGTGGGCCCGATGGCCATCTGCTACCGCACGGACCTCTTCAAGGCGGCCGGTCTGCCCACCGACCGCGAGGAGGTCGGCAAGCTGTGGGCGGGCAGCTGGGAGAAGTTCGTCGACGTCGGCAACCAGTACCAGGGCAAGGCGCCCAAGGGCACCACCTTCCTGGACTCCCCCGGCGGTCTGCTGCAGGCGATCCTCAGCAGTGAGGAGGACCGGTTCTACGACTCCTCCGGCGAGGTCATCTACAAGACGAACCCGGCTGTGAAGGACGCCTTCGACCTGACGGCGCAGGCCGCCGAGGACGGGCTGATCGGCAACCAGACGCAGTTCCAGCCGGCTTGGGACACGACGATCGCCAACAGCAAGTTCGCCGCGATGTCCTGCCCGCCGTGGATGCTCGGCTACATCAAGGGCAAGTCGAAGCCCGAGGCGGCCGGCAAGTGGGACATCGCCCAGGCGCCCAAGTCCGGTAACTGGGGCGGTTCCTTCCTGACCGTGCCGAAGTCCGGCAAGAACACCGAGGAGGCGGCGAAGCTGGCCGCCTGGCTGACCGCTCCCGAGCAGCAGGCCAAGCTCTTCGGTGTGCAGGGCAGCTTCCCGTCCACCCCGGCCGCGTACGAGTCGTCCGAGGTGACCAGCGCGAAGAACGACATGACCGGTGACGCGCCGATCGGCACGATCTTCGCCGAGGCCGCCGAGAACATCCCGGTCCAGACGATCGGCCCGAAGGACCAGATCATCCAGCAGGGTCTGACCGACAACGGCGTGGTCCTCGTGACCCAGGGCAAGTCCGCCAAGGAAGCCTGGGACAACGCCGTGAAGACCATCGACAACGCCCTGGACCAGTGA
- a CDS encoding carbohydrate ABC transporter permease produces MTTGHDTAAASPAKEGGAAPGRPSGGGPVTEQEQRRRKRLSRRWQRDVRWSPYAFVSPFFLLFLAFGLFPLIYTGWASLHQVELTAPTDMDWVGLRNYTRIFDDDFFWNAAENTLWIGIISTVPQLMMAMGIAHILNYKLRASTFYRVVMLAPYATSIAAASLVFVLLFGRDYGMINWALGTVGIDSIDWQNDTWASKIAVSTIVIWRWTGYNALIYLAAMQAIPQDLYESAALDGASRWQQFFHVTLPSLRPTILFTVVVSTIGASQLFGEPLLFDANKGASGGPEHQFQTLGLYLYEQGWVNQHLGRASAIAWTMFLILIVIGIVNYVISRRLRASS; encoded by the coding sequence ATGACCACTGGGCACGACACCGCCGCCGCGTCCCCCGCAAAGGAGGGGGGCGCGGCCCCGGGCCGCCCGTCCGGCGGCGGTCCGGTCACCGAGCAGGAGCAGCGGCGCCGGAAGCGACTGTCCCGCCGCTGGCAGCGGGACGTCCGCTGGAGCCCGTACGCCTTCGTCTCGCCGTTCTTCCTGCTGTTCCTCGCCTTCGGCCTGTTCCCGCTGATCTACACGGGCTGGGCCTCGCTGCACCAGGTGGAGCTGACCGCACCCACCGACATGGACTGGGTCGGCCTGCGCAACTACACCCGGATCTTCGACGACGACTTCTTCTGGAACGCGGCCGAGAACACGCTGTGGATCGGCATCATCTCGACTGTTCCGCAGTTGATGATGGCGATGGGCATCGCCCACATCCTCAACTACAAGCTGCGCGCCTCGACCTTCTACCGGGTCGTCATGCTCGCCCCGTACGCGACCTCGATCGCCGCCGCCTCGCTGGTCTTCGTGCTGCTCTTCGGCCGCGACTACGGCATGATCAACTGGGCGCTGGGCACCGTCGGCATCGACAGCATCGATTGGCAGAACGACACCTGGGCCTCGAAGATCGCGGTCTCCACGATCGTCATCTGGCGCTGGACCGGGTACAACGCGCTGATCTATCTGGCCGCGATGCAGGCGATCCCGCAGGATCTGTACGAGTCGGCGGCACTCGACGGAGCCAGCCGCTGGCAGCAGTTCTTCCATGTCACGCTGCCCTCGCTGCGCCCGACGATCCTGTTCACCGTCGTCGTCTCCACCATCGGAGCCTCCCAACTGTTCGGTGAACCACTGCTGTTCGACGCGAACAAGGGCGCCTCAGGCGGCCCCGAGCACCAGTTCCAGACGCTCGGCCTGTATCTGTACGAGCAGGGCTGGGTGAACCAGCATCTGGGCCGTGCCTCCGCCATCGCCTGGACGATGTTCCTGATCCTCATCGTGATCGGGATCGTCAACTACGTCATCTCGCGCCGGCTGCGCGCCAGTAGTTAG
- a CDS encoding carbohydrate ABC transporter permease — MTTTMTKPDAPEDRRRVRRPKSARAGGQMHAGPIAYVILALFTIGSLFPLVWTAIAASRDNQRLAENPPPLWFGSGLFEKLEIAWTDANLGEAFLNTTIVAGISAVTIVVLSTIAGFAFAKLRFKGRNALMLIVIGTMMVPPQLSVIPLYMMVAELDWSDQLQAVIFPSLVSAFGVFFMRQYLLQALPDEIIEAARVDGASSWRVIWHVVFPAARPAMAVLGMLMFVQTWNDFLWPFLVLTQNGNPTVQVAVAGLGRGYTPDQSLIMAGALLGTLPLLLVFAIFGKQIVGGIMQGAVKG; from the coding sequence GTGACGACGACCATGACGAAACCCGACGCCCCCGAGGACCGGCGGCGCGTACGGCGGCCCAAGTCGGCGCGGGCCGGCGGGCAGATGCACGCGGGACCGATCGCGTATGTGATCCTCGCGCTGTTCACCATCGGCTCGCTGTTCCCGCTGGTGTGGACGGCGATCGCCGCCTCCCGCGACAACCAGCGGCTGGCCGAGAACCCGCCGCCGCTCTGGTTCGGCTCGGGCCTCTTCGAGAAACTCGAAATCGCCTGGACCGACGCCAACCTGGGCGAGGCCTTCCTCAACACCACCATCGTGGCGGGCATTTCTGCGGTGACGATCGTCGTGCTGTCGACGATCGCCGGGTTCGCCTTCGCCAAGCTGCGCTTCAAAGGCCGTAACGCGCTGATGCTGATCGTGATCGGCACGATGATGGTGCCGCCGCAGCTCAGTGTGATCCCGCTGTACATGATGGTGGCCGAACTCGACTGGTCCGACCAGCTCCAGGCGGTGATCTTCCCGTCGCTGGTGAGCGCGTTCGGGGTGTTCTTCATGCGGCAGTATCTGCTCCAGGCGCTGCCGGACGAGATCATCGAGGCGGCGCGGGTGGACGGCGCGAGCAGCTGGCGGGTGATCTGGCATGTGGTGTTCCCGGCGGCCCGTCCCGCGATGGCGGTGCTGGGGATGCTGATGTTCGTGCAGACCTGGAACGACTTCCTGTGGCCGTTCCTGGTGCTGACCCAGAACGGCAATCCGACCGTGCAGGTGGCGGTCGCGGGCCTGGGCCGTGGCTATACGCCGGACCAGTCCCTGATCATGGCGGGTGCGCTGCTGGGCACGCTGCCGCTGCTGCTCGTCTTCGCGATCTTCGGCAAGCAGATCGTGGGCGGCATCATGCAGGGCGCGGTCAAGGGCTGA